In Nostoc sp. CENA543, a single genomic region encodes these proteins:
- a CDS encoding ATP-binding protein — translation MTITASSQLPHIFSQNLESINPKGDGLLPTLGSELVYMQDGTGRYLSFYWQKIDLLGFQPERIVTESNGENIFLPVDQTAYLERLHRILTSLVPERCQCWFSCDRNLFELELAICPIMPPVGTAATTVLVTGRLLQVKVNTQEVNVAINPPHQVDSALRSQQHQKLVNQITRNIRRTLDLDVIWQQTVDSLGKALRLERCIICPYQPSSSKVRVIAEYHQPERPSMLGLEIDVHAEPAFAQALATLEPIIMEVPGYNLCPQHKILVVATCYKDQANALIAINLRDECYPLTNAELELAKEVADQLGTAIAHATLYKELEAARQKAEEASRLKSEFLANVSHEIRTPLNGMIGFLKLILDGMVDDVDESNQFLAEAHELSLHLLTVINDILDIAKIEAGKMELVCAPIKLDELFADVENFMCPQAEGKNLSFRMQLPPTSDDIIVHGNYQRLLQVMLNLVGNAIKFTHEGGITVSADIVVKKNKCPEQQFPGMVRVRVADTGIGVSLDKQDKLFQLFSQVDGSRTRQYGGTGLGLAISQKLVEAMGGEVHFYSLGEGLGSTVTFTVPLYQQPVMLSSSESELD, via the coding sequence CAACCCCAAGGGTGATGGACTTTTACCAACACTCGGCTCTGAGTTGGTATATATGCAGGATGGGACAGGACGCTACCTGTCTTTTTATTGGCAGAAAATTGACCTTTTGGGTTTTCAACCTGAACGGATAGTCACCGAATCTAATGGAGAGAACATCTTCCTACCAGTAGATCAGACTGCCTATTTAGAAAGACTGCACAGAATTTTAACAAGTTTAGTGCCAGAAAGGTGTCAATGCTGGTTTAGCTGCGATCGCAATTTATTCGAGTTGGAGTTGGCAATCTGTCCAATTATGCCCCCTGTGGGAACTGCTGCAACTACAGTGTTAGTCACGGGTAGATTATTACAAGTTAAAGTTAATACGCAAGAAGTCAATGTCGCCATTAATCCACCCCATCAGGTGGATTCCGCATTGCGATCGCAACAACATCAAAAACTCGTCAATCAAATTACCAGAAATATCCGCCGGACTCTAGATTTAGATGTCATCTGGCAACAAACCGTTGATAGTTTGGGTAAAGCCTTACGCCTAGAAAGGTGTATTATTTGCCCCTATCAGCCTTCTAGTTCCAAAGTGCGGGTAATTGCTGAATATCACCAGCCAGAACGCCCTTCAATGCTGGGACTAGAGATAGACGTTCACGCAGAACCCGCCTTTGCTCAAGCGTTGGCTACCCTGGAACCCATTATCATGGAAGTGCCAGGGTATAATCTTTGCCCTCAACATAAAATTTTAGTAGTCGCTACCTGTTATAAAGACCAAGCTAATGCTTTAATCGCGATTAATCTACGGGATGAATGTTACCCCCTGACTAACGCCGAACTAGAATTAGCCAAAGAAGTCGCAGACCAATTAGGCACAGCGATCGCCCATGCTACCCTATACAAAGAACTAGAAGCCGCCAGACAAAAAGCCGAAGAAGCCTCCCGCCTCAAGAGTGAATTCTTAGCTAACGTCTCCCATGAAATCCGTACCCCCTTAAATGGGATGATTGGCTTCTTAAAGCTCATTTTAGACGGCATGGTAGATGATGTAGATGAAAGCAATCAGTTTTTAGCGGAAGCCCACGAATTATCTTTACATCTACTGACTGTTATTAACGATATTTTAGACATCGCCAAAATTGAAGCCGGTAAAATGGAACTAGTTTGCGCCCCAATCAAACTAGATGAATTATTTGCTGATGTCGAAAACTTCATGTGTCCCCAAGCCGAAGGTAAAAACCTCAGTTTTCGGATGCAATTACCGCCCACTTCCGATGACATTATTGTTCACGGTAATTACCAAAGACTACTACAAGTAATGTTGAATTTAGTTGGTAATGCCATTAAATTCACCCACGAAGGCGGAATTACCGTCAGTGCGGATATTGTCGTCAAGAAAAACAAATGCCCAGAACAACAATTCCCTGGGATGGTGAGAGTGAGAGTAGCAGACACAGGTATTGGTGTTTCTCTCGATAAACAAGACAAACTCTTTCAACTATTTTCTCAGGTTGATGGTTCTCGTACTCGTCAGTATGGTGGTACAGGTTTGGGTTTAGCCATCTCCCAAAAACTTGTAGAAGCAATGGGAGGAGAAGTACATTTCTACAGTCTTGGTGAAGGACTTGGTTCTACAGTCACCTTCACAGTTCCCCTGTATCAACAACCAGTGATGCTGTCTTCGAGTGAAAGCGAATTAGATTAA
- a CDS encoding DUF2358 domain-containing protein: protein MDIIEILKADYQRFPVDQTYSIYAADVYFQDPLNNFRGVERYKKMIKFIQTWFLNCRMDLHNIQKLENTIKTEWTLSWNTPLPWKPRIAISGWSELGLNSNGLINSHIDYWHCSRLDVLKQHFS, encoded by the coding sequence ATGGATATTATCGAAATTCTCAAAGCAGACTACCAACGATTTCCCGTAGATCAAACCTACAGCATCTATGCTGCTGATGTTTATTTTCAAGACCCATTAAATAATTTTCGTGGTGTTGAGCGATATAAAAAAATGATTAAATTCATCCAAACCTGGTTTTTAAACTGCCGGATGGATTTGCATAATATTCAAAAATTGGAAAACACAATCAAAACTGAATGGACACTGAGTTGGAATACTCCCCTACCTTGGAAACCCCGCATTGCCATCTCTGGCTGGAGTGAACTAGGACTTAATTCCAATGGCTTAATTAATTCTCATATTGATTATTGGCACTGTTCACGGTTAGATGTACTGAAACAGCATTTCTCCTAA